In Paenibacillus sp. 1781tsa1, one DNA window encodes the following:
- a CDS encoding amidohydrolase family protein: protein MRTSYLLKNGCVLSMDAKIGQYKRADVLIQDSLIMAIQPDLDIPDAEIIDASSMIIMPGLVDTHRHMWESLVKTAGTNWSLPVYLQNLYYGAMGSKLRPQDSYIANLLGSLEALNAGVTTVMDWSMPYSPDHTDELIRGLQDAGIRAVFAHGVPGETNYWNRDSQLTYSNDVRRVKERYFSSRDQLLTYGLAIRGPEFSHWDTTVKEIELAQELDAICSMHAGFGSWGSVDRSISHMYEAGLLSPRVNIVHGNTMGMDEYKMLADSGASLSVTPEVEMMMGHGYPATGYFLEHGGTPTLGVDVVTSTGGDMFSQMKFALQAERSRANEQLLQQGEMPGELNLQSSQVLRFATSAGAQALGLEQKVGTLTPGKEADLIMIRTTDLNLFPVHDPIGAVVQFANPSNVDTVFVAGRLVKREGKLLHVDLDAIRHTAMQSQEYLLSQYRMSDAERIAFS from the coding sequence GTGCGGACAAGTTATCTGTTGAAAAATGGCTGTGTGTTGTCGATGGATGCTAAAATTGGACAGTATAAGAGGGCGGACGTTCTGATTCAGGATTCACTGATCATGGCAATCCAGCCCGACCTGGATATTCCGGATGCGGAGATCATTGATGCTTCATCGATGATTATTATGCCTGGGCTGGTGGACACGCATCGGCATATGTGGGAATCACTTGTCAAAACAGCGGGAACCAACTGGTCGTTACCAGTTTATTTGCAAAATCTCTATTATGGTGCGATGGGAAGCAAGCTCCGCCCACAAGATAGTTATATTGCCAACCTGCTCGGTTCCTTGGAAGCGCTTAACGCAGGAGTGACGACAGTAATGGATTGGAGCATGCCGTATTCCCCTGACCATACGGATGAACTGATTCGTGGACTTCAGGATGCTGGCATTCGGGCAGTATTTGCTCATGGAGTTCCTGGTGAGACGAACTACTGGAACCGAGATAGTCAACTGACATATTCAAATGATGTGCGAAGAGTCAAAGAACGTTATTTTTCATCACGGGATCAATTGCTTACTTATGGGCTTGCCATTCGTGGTCCGGAGTTCAGTCATTGGGATACAACGGTGAAAGAGATCGAACTAGCACAAGAACTGGATGCGATCTGTTCCATGCATGCCGGATTTGGCAGTTGGGGATCTGTGGATCGGTCTATTAGTCACATGTACGAAGCGGGACTATTAAGTCCACGAGTGAATATCGTTCATGGTAACACCATGGGCATGGATGAATACAAAATGCTGGCAGATAGCGGTGCTTCCTTGTCGGTCACACCTGAAGTTGAAATGATGATGGGGCATGGATATCCGGCCACCGGCTATTTTCTTGAACATGGGGGAACCCCTACACTAGGTGTAGATGTTGTAACGTCTACAGGCGGAGATATGTTCTCACAGATGAAGTTTGCACTTCAGGCTGAACGATCCAGAGCCAACGAACAACTTTTGCAGCAGGGTGAGATGCCAGGTGAATTGAACTTGCAGTCCAGCCAAGTACTGAGATTTGCAACTTCGGCTGGTGCACAAGCATTGGGATTAGAGCAGAAGGTCGGTACATTGACCCCGGGAAAAGAAGCAGATCTGATCATGATTCGTACTACGGATCTGAATCTGTTCCCCGTCCATGATCCAATCGGCGCTGTCGTTCAGTTCGCCAATCCATCCAATGTGGATACCGTGTTTGTGGCAGGTCGCCTTGTGAAGCGAGAGGGTAAGTTGTTGCATGTTGATTTGGACGCTATTCGTCATACAGCGATGCAGAGCCAAGAATATTTGTTATCCCAATACCGGATGTCGGACGCGGAGAGAATTGCTTTTTCCTAA
- a CDS encoding CGNR zinc finger domain-containing protein has product MDRLWTDFVNSDYHDWRGGDRSEDRLGKANWQQDFLDRWQLNASVPASPEDEFSMRNFRNELMALGARVSSGALLTDLEKQWLNGVMEKGHVRRTLTTIDQELKLQLVAVEAHWHQVMAEVAADFATTLVEGEAGRIRICDNSDCRWMFYDDTRSRTQKYCDDKMCGNLMKVRRFRAKRKFQN; this is encoded by the coding sequence ATGGACAGACTTTGGACTGATTTTGTAAACAGCGATTATCACGACTGGCGTGGGGGAGATCGATCGGAGGACAGGCTCGGGAAGGCGAACTGGCAGCAAGACTTTCTGGATCGATGGCAACTTAACGCCTCGGTTCCTGCATCTCCAGAAGATGAGTTCTCGATGAGAAATTTCAGAAATGAATTGATGGCTCTTGGAGCCCGCGTGTCTTCAGGAGCATTATTAACGGATTTAGAAAAACAATGGTTGAACGGTGTTATGGAAAAAGGGCATGTGAGAAGAACATTGACTACAATTGATCAGGAACTGAAACTCCAACTGGTAGCTGTGGAAGCTCATTGGCATCAGGTGATGGCTGAGGTAGCTGCTGACTTTGCTACGACTTTGGTGGAGGGAGAAGCGGGCAGGATTCGAATCTGTGATAATTCGGATTGTCGCTGGATGTTCTATGATGATACCCGAAGCAGAACACAGAAGTACTGTGATGATAAGATGTGTGGCAATCTGATGAAGGTTAGAAGATTTCGGGCAAAACGCAAATTCCAAAATTGA